The DNA sequence TTGCGTGGTTCGTCAAGTGCCTGAGGCTATACGCAACCTTTGAGGGACGCGCCCGCCGGAGGGAGTTTCTCATATTTACTTTTTGGAGCGCGGTCATAGCGTCTTTGTTACCACTTCTTGTGAATCCAACCCTGTCTCTTATCGTGAATGTGCTGTTTTTTCTTCCGAATCTGGCCGTTGATGTGAGACGGCTTCACGACATCGGGAAAAACGGCTGGTGGGTGTTGCTACCCGCCGCCGGGGGAGTGGCAATTGCGTTTGCGGCGGTTGCAGTTGCGGAGTCTGAGGTCGTTGCAATTTTCCTTACTTTTACCGGACTTTGTTGCATCGGCTATTTCTGGTGGCTGGCGCTGTCAGACGGACAGCCCGGAACAAATCAATACGGAGAGAATCCGAAGAAAGGTTGTTGACACCCAATAAATAATGTCATCCCCCATACCCGAACACATCGGAAAAATGCCTCACAAGCGCCGCGCGCGCGGCTTCCATTTCAATATCCTCCGCGCTTTGCGTCCAGTCCTTTATTGAGGTCATCCTCACTTGCGGAATTCCGCACGGAGTCATCGTTTCAAACCATGACAGGTCTGTGTTGACGTTCAGGGCGAAGCCGTGCCACGTAACCCACCGCCGGACGCCCACGCCTATTGACGCAATTTTGCTGCGCTTGACCCAAACGCCGGTCAGTTTCTCAATCCTGCGGGCGGAAATGTCAAAGTCCGCAAGACAGCGTATTACCACTTCCTCAAGCGAGCGCACATATCCGGAAACCCCTCCCTTGCGGTTTTTGATTCCGATGATTGGATAACCGACAATCTGGCCGGGGCCGTGAAACGTTATGTCTCCCCCCCTGCCGGTGGACGGCTCAATGTGAACACCGCGCTTTTTCAAAAACTCCGCATCCGCCGTCAGGTTTGACAGACTTCCCCGCCTTCCCGTTGTGATGGTGGGCGGGTGCTCAAGCAGTATTAAGGTGTCGCCGGTCTGTCCGGCAATTCGTTTCTCAAGAATCTCCCGCTGCAGTTCAACCGCCTGAGGGTAGGGAACAACTCCGGGCTTGATAAGGGTGAGTTTTTTTGCCATGCGCGCGGCGCGATGTTCAGAAGTGCCTCTGCCTGCCCATCGCCGCAAGCGCCGCCTCCATAACCGCCTCGGAAAGAGTGGGGTGGGCGTGCGAAGTGGTGGCTATCTCGTAGGGGGTGGACTCAAGCGTCCTCGCAGTTCCAATCTCGGCTATCAGTTCGGTCGCGCCGTGGCCTATGATGTGAGCGCCGAGAATTTCGCCGTTTTCCCTGTTGGAAATAATTTTCACAAAACCCTCCGGCTCTCCCACGGCCACCGCCTTGCCGACCGCCTTGAAAGGAAAAGTCCCGGTGTCAACATTGTATCCGGCGTCATTTGCCGCTTTCTCGGTAAAACCCACCGAAGCGACCTCCGGCTGGCAGTAAACACAACCGGGAATGTTGTTGTAATGGACGCGGGTGTTAAGCCCGTTCATCCGCTCAACGGCCACAACGCCCTCCTCGGACGCCTTGTGCGCCAGAAGCGGCGGCCCCGTCACATCGCCAATGGCGTAAACGCCGGAGCAGGTGGTTGAATAATTCTCATCCGTTTTGATAAATCCCCGCTCGTCCGTCTCAATGCCGAGTTCGTCAAGACCGATGCTGTCTCCCGAACCGTAGAAACCGTAGGAAGTCGGCGCGGAATTTGCAACCGCCTTCCTGCCGACGGCAACCAGAACCATATTTGCGCTCAAAACACTTTCCCCGCCCGAAGCCGCATCCGCCACGGTTATCTTCGCGCCCGTTTTTGTTTTCTTGATTGACTTATACGCCGTGCCCGTAAGAACCGTCATTCCGCTCTTTTTGAAACTTTTTTCAAGTTCCTTTGACACATCCTCGTCCGCTCCGGGAATAATGTTCGGAGCCATCTCAACGATGGTCACCTTGCTGCCGAAAGAGTTGTAAACGTATGCAAACTCAACACCGATGTATCCGCCGCCGATGATGATGATGCTTTTCGGAACTTCGCGGTTCATGATCGCCTCATCGCTTGTCATGACAATCTTGCCGTCTATCTCAAGGCCCGGAATTGTTTGCGGGACCGAGCCGGTGGCGAGAAGAATGTTCTGCGACTGAATTTCACTGTCCTCATCCCCGGCGATTCCAACCGCGCCCGGGCGCAGAAGCCTGGCCGAGCCCTTTATGAAGGTTACTTTGTTTTTCTTGAGCAGAAACTCCACGCCCTTGTTCAGAGACGAAGACGCTCCCCTGCTTTTTTCTATGACCCGCGAATAGTCAAAAGACAGCCCTTTGCTGGTTATGCCGTAGTCCTCGGATTTTTTGCAGTAGTTGTAAACCTCGGCGCACTTGATGATCGCCTTGGACGGTATGCAACCCCAGTTCAGGCAAACGCCGCCGGGGTTGTCCCGCTCAATAACGGCGGTCTTCATTCCCAGCTGGGCGGCCCTGATTGCCGCAACATAGCCGCCGGGACCGGAGCCGATTACAACAAGGTCGTATTTGGAACTCATACCGGCGGGCTATTCTACACACGGGGAGCGAATCGTCAAACTGCGGCGTCCGCCTCAAAAACAGGAAACTTTGCCGCTTATGCTTCATAATAGGGGGAATGGCAGGCAAGAAAACAGATGACCCCTTGCGGGAGCGGGTTGAAGAACGCGAATGGACGGACTCCTTTGACGAGGTTGTCTCATCCGCCGGAGAGAAGAGGGCGGCGCGCCTGCTTGGGAAACTGCAAATCCACGCCGCGCGAAAGGGGATTAAAATCCCCCACACCGCAAACACGCCTTATGTGAACACCATTCCGCCCGGCAAAGAGCCGCCGTTCCCCGGAGACCGCGAGATTGAGCGGCGCATAAA is a window from the Candidatus Dadabacteria bacterium genome containing:
- a CDS encoding DUF805 domain-containing protein, with amino-acid sequence MSKLAEAEEKRKESNLPLGFAWFVKCLRLYATFEGRARRREFLIFTFWSAVIASLLPLLVNPTLSLIVNVLFFLPNLAVDVRRLHDIGKNGWWVLLPAAGGVAIAFAAVAVAESEVVAIFLTFTGLCCIGYFWWLALSDGQPGTNQYGENPKKGC
- the lipB gene encoding lipoyl(octanoyl) transferase LipB → MAKKLTLIKPGVVPYPQAVELQREILEKRIAGQTGDTLILLEHPPTITTGRRGSLSNLTADAEFLKKRGVHIEPSTGRGGDITFHGPGQIVGYPIIGIKNRKGGVSGYVRSLEEVVIRCLADFDISARRIEKLTGVWVKRSKIASIGVGVRRWVTWHGFALNVNTDLSWFETMTPCGIPQVRMTSIKDWTQSAEDIEMEAARAALVRHFSDVFGYGG
- the lpdA gene encoding dihydrolipoyl dehydrogenase, with amino-acid sequence MSSKYDLVVIGSGPGGYVAAIRAAQLGMKTAVIERDNPGGVCLNWGCIPSKAIIKCAEVYNYCKKSEDYGITSKGLSFDYSRVIEKSRGASSSLNKGVEFLLKKNKVTFIKGSARLLRPGAVGIAGDEDSEIQSQNILLATGSVPQTIPGLEIDGKIVMTSDEAIMNREVPKSIIIIGGGYIGVEFAYVYNSFGSKVTIVEMAPNIIPGADEDVSKELEKSFKKSGMTVLTGTAYKSIKKTKTGAKITVADAASGGESVLSANMVLVAVGRKAVANSAPTSYGFYGSGDSIGLDELGIETDERGFIKTDENYSTTCSGVYAIGDVTGPPLLAHKASEEGVVAVERMNGLNTRVHYNNIPGCVYCQPEVASVGFTEKAANDAGYNVDTGTFPFKAVGKAVAVGEPEGFVKIISNRENGEILGAHIIGHGATELIAEIGTARTLESTPYEIATTSHAHPTLSEAVMEAALAAMGRQRHF